The following proteins come from a genomic window of Sorghum bicolor cultivar BTx623 chromosome 3, Sorghum_bicolor_NCBIv3, whole genome shotgun sequence:
- the LOC8084870 gene encoding cytochrome P450 72A15, with amino-acid sequence MFLGALFAAVQASAPRSLLFYGVPGLVLLLWQGGRLLNKLWWEPRRLERALRSQGLRGTSYRFLTGDLTEFGRLNKEAWAARPLPLGCHDVVPRVTPFLHNNVREHGKTCFSWFGPIPNVTITDPALVRDVLSNKFGHLEKPQFPALTKLISDGLTSHEGEKWVKHRRILNPAFHLEKLKLMLPAFSACCEELVSRWAQQSFGSDGWCELDVWPELQALTGDVISRTAFGSSYLEGRRIFELQSEQAERFVGAVQKIAIPGYMFLPTKNNRRMRQINKEVNSILRGLIGKRMQAMKDEEGESRTSDDDLLGLLLESNTRHADENGQSTLGMTIEDVIEECKLFYFAGMETTSVLLTWTMVLLSMHPEWQDRAREEVIGLFGRNKPDYEGLSRLKTVNMIIYEILRLYPPAVVFSRKTYKEMKVGDVTLPAGAFIELPVLFMHHDPDTWGNDVHDFKPERFAEGISKASKEPGAFLPFGWGPRICIGQNFALLEAKMALCMILQRFEFELAPSYTHAPHTVITMHPMHGAQIKLRAI; translated from the exons ATGTTTCTTGGAGCTCTGTTCGCAGCTGTACAGGCCTCAGCACCACGCAGCCTCCTGTTCTACGGCGTCCCTGGCCTTGTCCTCCTGCTGTGGCAGGGCGGCCGGCTGCTgaacaagctatggtgggagcCTCGGCGGCTGGAGCGGGCTCTGCGCTCGCAGGGCCTCCGCGGCACGTCCTACCGCTTCCTCACGGGCGACCTCACGGAGTTCGGCCGCCTCAACAAGGAAGCCTGGGCGGCAAGGCCGCTGCCGCTGGGGTGCCACGACGTCGTGCCCCGCGTCACGCCGTTCCTCCACAACAACGTCCGGGAGCACGGCAAGACGTGCTTCTCCTGGTTCGGGCCGATTCCCAACGTGACCATCACCGACCCCGCGCTGGTCAGGGACGTGCTCTCCAACAAGTTCGGCCACTTGGAGAAGCCCCAGTTCCCGGCCCTGACGAAGCTCATCTCCGACGGACTCACCAGCCATGAGGGCGAGAAATGGGTCAAGCACAGGAGGATCCTCAACCCTGCATTCCATCTCGAGAAGCTCAAG ctCATGCTGCCTGCGTTCTCTGCATGCTGCGAAGAGCTTGTGAGCAGATGGGCGCAGCAGTCCTTTGGTTCCGACGGTTGGTGCGAGCTGGACGTGTGGCCGGAGCTCCAGGCCCTCACAGGAGATGTCATCTCCCGCACCGCATTTGGCAGCAGCTACCTTGAAGGCAGAAGGATTTTCGAGCTCCAGTCCGAGCAAGCTGAGCGCTTCGTAGGCGCCGTTCAGAAGATTGCAATTCCAGGTTACAT GTTTTTACCAACCAAAAACAACAGAAGGATGCGCCAAATCAACAAGGAGGTTAACTCGATTTTACGAGGGCTGATTGGGAAAAGAATGCAAGCTATGAAAGACGAAGAAGGTGAAAGCAGGACCAGCGATGACGATCTCCTGGGCTTACTGCTGGAGTCCAATACGAGGCACGCAGATGAGAACGGCCAATCCACCCTTGGAATGACGATAGAAGATGTCATCGAGGAGTGCAAGCTGTTCTACTTTGCAGGGATGGAGACAACGTCGGTGTTGTTGACATGGACGATGGTGCTGTTGAGCATGCACCCTGAGTGGCAAGACCGTGCAAGGGAGGAAGTGATTGGCCTGTTCGGGAGAAACAAACCAGACTACGAGGGACTGAGCCGCCTGAAAACA GTCAATATGATCATTTACGAGATTCTCCGATTATACCCGCCGGCCGTTGTGTTCAGCCGGAAAACCTACAAGGAGATGAAGGTCGGAGACGTGACGTTGCCAGCCGGTGCGTTCATTGAGCTCCCTGTTCTATTCATGCACCATGACCCTGACACCTGGGGAAACGACGTGCACGATTTCAAGCCGGAGAGGTTCGCCGAGGGGATCTCCAAGGCGTCCAAGGAGCCGGGTGCGTTCCTCCCGTTCGGCTGGGGGCCTCGCATCTGCATCGGCCAGAACTTCGCGCTGCTCGAGGCCAAGATGGCGCTGTGCATGATCCTTCAGCGATTTGAGTTTGAGCTCGCGCCGTCGTATACCCATGCGCCGCATACCGTGATAACGATGCATCCTATGCATGGTGCACAGATTAAGCTCAGGGCGATCTGA
- the LOC8084869 gene encoding cytochrome P450 72A15, translating to MVLEASFAAAASVPWTFLLGGLTGLLLLWQAGRLLHQFWWQPRLLELALRAQGIRGTSYRFPAGDLKEYGRLAKEAWSKPLPLRCHDIAQRVTPFVHQLVREHGKTSMSWFGPSPKVTIVDPELARDVLSNKFGHFEKLKFPALSKMLGAGVANHEGEKWVKHRRILNSAFHLEKLKRMLPAFSSCCEELVSRWAESLGSDSACELDVWPELQNLTGDVISRTAFSSSYHEGRRIFQLQAEQASLVMTNIRKIMMIPGYLSLPTANNRKMSRNNKEVESILRDIIGKRIQSMKQGESTKDDLLGLLLETNMRDTDGNNNSQPTGTAMTIEDVIEECKVFYFAGMETTAVLLTWTMIVLSMHPEWQDRAREEVTGLFGKNKPEYEGLSRLKTVTMVLYEVLRLYPPAISFVRRTYKEQEMGGIRYPAGVILELPVLLIHHDPDIWGSDAREFRPDRFAEGISKACKDSGAFLPFGWGPRICIGQNFALLEAKMALCMILQRFEFELAPSYTHAPHTVITMHPMHGAPLKLRAI from the exons ATGGTTCTTGAAGCGTCGTTTGCCGCTGCAGCCTCAGTGCCATGGACCTTCCTTCTCGGTGGTCTCACGGGCCTGCTGCTCCTGTGGCAGGCCGGCCGGCTGCTGCACCAGTTCTGGTGGCAGCCTCGGCTTCTGGAGCTTGCGCTGCGTGCACAGGGCATCCGCGGCACGTCGTACCGCTTCCCCGCCGGCGACCTCAAGGAATACGGCCGACTTGCCAAGGAGGCCTGGTCTAAGCCCCTGCCGCTGCGTTGCCACGACATCGCACAACGGGTGACGCCGTTCGTGCATCAGCTTGTCCGGGAGCACGGGAAGACGAGCATGTCTTGGTTTGGCCCCAGCCCCAAGGTGACCATCGTCGATCCTGAGCTGGCCAGGGACGTGCTGTCCAACAAGTTCGGCCACTTTGAGAAGCTCAAGTTCCCGGCGCTGTCCAAGATGCTGGGCGCCGGCGTGGCGAACCACGAGGGTGAGAAATGGGTCAAGCACAGGAGGATCCTCAACTCTGCTTTCCATCTTGAGAAGCTCAAG CGCATGCTGCCAGCGTTTTCTTCGTGCTGCGAAGAGCTGGTGAGCAGATGGGCGGAGTCCCTCGGCTCTGACAGTGCGTGCGAGCTGGATGTTTGGCCGGAGCTGCAGAATCTCACTGGAGACGTCATTTCTCGCACTGCCTTCAGCAGCAGCTACCACGAAGGAAGAAGGATTTTCCAGCTACAAGCCGAGCAAGCTTCGCTTGTCATGACGAACATTCGGAAGATTATGATGATTCCCGGTTACTT GTCCTTGCCAACCGCAAACAACAGAAAGATGAGCAGAAACAACAAAGAGGTGGAATCAATTCTGCGAGATATAATTGGGAAAAGAATTCAATCCATGAAACAAGGCGAGAGCACCAAAGATGACTTGCTGGGTCTATTGCTGGAGACAAACATGAGAGACACAGACGGGAATAATAATAGCCAACCCACCGGCACGGCGATGACGATCGAAGATGTCATCGAGGAGTGCAAGGTGTTCTATTTCGCGGGAATGGAGACCACAGCGGTGCTGCTCACATGGACAATGATTGTACTCAGCATGCACCCAGAGTGGCAGGACCGTGCGCGGGAGGAGGTGACAGGTTTGTTTGGCAAAAACAAGCCTGAATACGAAGGCCTCAGCCGCCTCAAAACC GTGACCATGGTCCTTTACGAGGTTCTCCGGCTGTACCCGCCGGCCATTTCTTTCGTCCGGAGAACATACAAGGAGCAGGAGATGGGCGGCATCAGGTACCCCGCTGGCGTGATCTTGGAGCTGCCCGTGCTCCTCATCCACCACGACCCAGATATCTGGGGAAGCGACGCGCGCGAGTTCAGGCCCGACAGATTCGCCGAGGGGATCTCCAAGGCATGCAAGGACTCGGGCGCGTTCCTCCCGTTCGGCTGGGGGCCGCGCATCTGCATCGGCCAGAACTTCGCGCTGCTCGAGGCCAAGATGGCGCTGTGCATGATCCTTCAGCGGTTTGAGTTTGAGCTCGCGCCGTCGTATACTCATGCGCCGCATACCGTGATAACGATGCATCCTATGCATGGTGCGCCGCTTAAGCTCAGAGCAATATGA